One Aulosira sp. FACHB-615 genomic window carries:
- a CDS encoding response regulator — MTNNYEDSHLQDDVKNDQSLDGLQILVVDDSEDSLLLTKFILETYGMQITTATSALEALKLIKNCKFDVFIFDIAMPKVDGYSLIRKARQMLLWQKQHTPAIALTSLTAEESYHLALLSGFQGYVHKPVETAVLITEIKKVLGISPGENGE; from the coding sequence ATGACAAATAATTACGAAGATTCACATCTCCAAGACGATGTAAAAAATGACCAATCTTTAGACGGTTTGCAAATTCTGGTAGTAGATGATAGTGAAGATAGTCTGCTGTTGACGAAGTTTATTCTAGAAACTTATGGTATGCAAATCACAACAGCAACATCAGCTTTAGAAGCACTGAAGTTAATCAAAAATTGCAAATTTGATGTTTTCATTTTTGATATTGCTATGCCAAAAGTAGATGGATATTCGTTAATTCGTAAAGCCAGACAAATGTTACTCTGGCAAAAACAGCATACACCTGCGATCGCTTTAACTTCTCTGACTGCGGAAGAAAGTTATCATCTGGCATTATTATCGGGTTTTCAAGGCTATGTTCATAAACCAGTGGAGACGGCTGTATTAATCACTGAAATTAAAAAAGTTTTAGGAATTTCGCCAGGAGAAAATGGTGAATAA
- a CDS encoding CTP synthase: MTKFIFVTGGVVSSIGKGIVAASLGRLLKSRDYSVSILKLDPYINIDPGTMSPFQHGEVFVTQDGAETDLDLGHYERFTDTLMSRFNSVTTGSIYQAVINRERRGDYNGGTVQVIPHITNEIKDRITLVAKDTNPDVLITEIGGTVGDIESLPFMEAIRQLRKQVGRQNVLYMHVTLLPYIASAGEMKTKPTQHSVKELRSIGIQPDILVCRSDRPIPAGLKQKLSEFCDVPEKCVITSQDALSIYEVPLILEREGLAEQALALLQMEQRTPDLTQWRTMVERLYSPKRTLEIAIVGKYVRLSDAYLSVVEALRHAAIATHADLRLRWINSEILETEPAENYLEGVDGVLVPGGFGTRGVDGKIAAIKYARDHHIPFLGLCLGMQCAVIEWARNIGGFSDANSAEFDPDTTNPVINLLPEQQDVVDLGGTMRLGLYPCHILPNTLAGKLYQDDVIYERHRHRYEFNNAYRKLLLESGYVISGTSPDGRLVEIVEFPNHPFFIACQFHPEFQSRPSNPHPLFEGFMQAAIALKYPKTNLQTPVEVS, encoded by the coding sequence ATGACTAAATTTATCTTCGTAACTGGAGGTGTAGTTTCCAGTATCGGCAAGGGAATTGTAGCAGCAAGTCTAGGACGTTTGCTCAAATCACGGGATTATTCGGTGTCAATTTTAAAATTAGACCCCTATATTAATATCGATCCCGGTACAATGAGTCCTTTTCAGCATGGGGAAGTTTTTGTTACCCAAGATGGGGCGGAAACCGATTTAGATTTGGGTCATTACGAACGCTTCACTGATACCTTAATGTCACGTTTTAACAGTGTGACGACAGGTTCAATTTACCAAGCTGTGATTAACAGAGAACGGCGCGGTGACTACAATGGCGGCACAGTCCAGGTAATTCCCCATATTACCAACGAAATTAAAGACAGAATTACTTTGGTTGCTAAAGACACCAACCCTGATGTATTAATTACGGAAATTGGTGGTACGGTAGGAGATATCGAATCTCTGCCGTTTATGGAAGCAATTCGCCAGTTGCGGAAGCAAGTGGGGCGGCAGAATGTGTTGTATATGCACGTCACTTTATTGCCTTACATTGCTTCGGCTGGGGAAATGAAAACCAAGCCAACACAGCATTCTGTGAAGGAACTGAGATCCATTGGCATTCAACCAGATATTTTAGTTTGTCGGAGCGATCGCCCGATCCCCGCAGGATTAAAGCAAAAATTATCTGAATTCTGTGATGTACCCGAAAAATGTGTGATTACTTCTCAAGATGCCTTGAGTATCTATGAAGTACCACTGATTTTAGAACGGGAAGGCTTGGCAGAACAAGCACTAGCATTGCTGCAAATGGAACAACGCACACCTGATTTAACTCAGTGGCGCACAATGGTAGAACGGCTATACAGTCCGAAGCGGACTTTGGAAATTGCCATTGTCGGTAAATATGTGCGGTTAAGTGATGCTTATTTATCTGTGGTAGAAGCCTTACGCCATGCAGCCATCGCTACCCATGCTGATTTGCGCCTGCGATGGATCAACTCAGAAATCTTAGAAACAGAACCAGCCGAAAATTATTTAGAAGGCGTGGACGGTGTACTAGTGCCTGGTGGTTTTGGAACGCGGGGAGTAGATGGTAAAATTGCAGCTATCAAGTATGCCCGCGATCACCATATCCCATTTTTGGGTTTATGCTTAGGAATGCAATGTGCTGTCATTGAATGGGCTAGAAACATCGGCGGTTTTTCAGATGCTAACAGTGCTGAATTTGACCCTGATACGACTAATCCAGTCATTAACCTCTTGCCAGAACAGCAGGACGTAGTTGATTTAGGCGGGACAATGCGCTTGGGTTTATATCCTTGTCACATTCTGCCCAATACTTTAGCTGGGAAGCTTTATCAAGATGATGTGATTTATGAACGGCACCGACATAGATATGAATTCAACAATGCTTATCGTAAGCTATTGTTAGAATCTGGCTATGTGATTAGTGGTACTTCTCCCGATGGCCGCTTAGTGGAAATTGTCGAATTTCCCAATCATCCGTTCTTTATCGCTTGTCAATTTCACCCAGAGTTTCAATCGCGTCCTAGCAATCCTCATCCTTTATTTGAGGGATTTATGCAGGCTGCGATCGCTCTTAAATACCCAAAGACTAATCTACAAACACCTGTAGAGGTTTCTTAA
- a CDS encoding N-acetylmuramoyl-L-alanine amidase: MKKFLALVLFGLIATSSVALADSSLIVVFPPPNHQTSTEKIFFLGTAPNNGQVLINGQVVNRSQSGHFAPSFPLQLGENLFTVRHKNQTVQIKVTRQATAPVVPQGLEFAPGSLTPAGDIARLPGELICFSAIAPFNANVSVNLANQTVALAPQPQQVQLPSNLAALTGRNQPTSQPIAGKYAGCTTVQKPDSESLSLLYGNNIISAAIVPDANQEIDLGQPQFKLTLNGQTITQPGTGKIAIFSPTQLPVAEVIVDAGVARTGPSTDYSRLTPLPKGTQATVTGKEGEWLRLDYGAWINSKETRILPGAIPPRTIIRSVGYRRLMDATEIVFPLQFPVPVSVQQSDQTLTLILYNTTAQTDIIRLDDDPVISRLDWQQLIPGQVQYTFNLKQSQQWGYQLRYEGTTLVLALRHPPALENRRSKPLSGMKILLDPGHGGKESGAAGPTGYLEKDVNLAVAKLLRGNLVELGATVVMTRDVDKDVSLPARQAIITQEKPAIALSIHYNSLPDDGDAENTKGVGMFWYHPQAHNLAVFMHNYLVKKLNRPSYGVFWNNLALTRPAAAPSILMELGFMSNPNEFEWVTNSQEQQKLAKALSEGIVEWFNSVKQK; this comes from the coding sequence GTGAAAAAATTTCTCGCACTAGTCTTATTCGGCTTAATTGCTACCTCCTCTGTTGCATTAGCAGATTCATCTCTTATTGTTGTTTTTCCACCACCTAACCACCAAACCAGTACGGAAAAAATATTTTTTTTGGGTACAGCCCCAAATAATGGACAAGTACTAATTAATGGTCAGGTCGTTAACCGCAGTCAATCCGGGCATTTTGCTCCGAGTTTCCCGTTACAATTGGGAGAAAATCTTTTTACAGTCCGTCACAAAAATCAAACTGTTCAGATTAAAGTGACAAGGCAGGCAACTGCGCCTGTTGTCCCACAAGGCTTAGAATTTGCTCCAGGTTCTCTGACTCCAGCAGGGGATATTGCTAGACTACCAGGGGAACTAATTTGTTTCAGTGCGATCGCCCCATTTAATGCTAACGTCTCTGTAAACCTCGCTAATCAAACTGTTGCCCTAGCACCACAACCCCAACAAGTACAACTACCTAGTAATTTGGCAGCCCTGACGGGCAGAAACCAACCTACTTCTCAGCCAATTGCTGGCAAGTATGCGGGTTGCACAACGGTGCAGAAACCTGACTCTGAATCTTTAAGCCTACTTTACGGTAACAACATCATTTCTGCTGCTATTGTCCCAGATGCTAATCAAGAGATAGATTTAGGTCAACCTCAGTTTAAACTGACGTTGAATGGTCAGACAATTACTCAACCAGGAACTGGCAAAATAGCAATTTTCTCCCCAACGCAGTTACCTGTTGCTGAAGTGATAGTAGATGCAGGTGTAGCCCGCACTGGCCCCAGCACCGATTATTCCCGGCTGACACCACTACCGAAAGGAACACAAGCTACAGTCACAGGGAAAGAAGGTGAGTGGTTGCGCTTGGACTACGGTGCTTGGATTAATAGCAAGGAGACTCGCATTTTACCGGGGGCAATTCCGCCACGCACAATTATTCGGAGTGTCGGATATCGCAGGCTGATGGATGCTACAGAGATAGTTTTTCCCTTACAATTTCCTGTACCTGTGAGTGTGCAGCAAAGTGATCAGACTTTGACTCTGATACTTTACAATACCACTGCCCAAACAGATATTATTCGTTTGGATGATGACCCTGTAATTTCTCGCCTTGATTGGCAGCAGCTGATTCCGGGACAGGTGCAGTACACCTTTAACCTCAAACAATCGCAACAGTGGGGATATCAACTGAGATATGAAGGAACTACCCTGGTTTTAGCTTTACGTCATCCGCCTGCCCTGGAAAATCGGCGAAGTAAGCCTTTATCTGGTATGAAGATTCTACTTGATCCGGGGCATGGTGGTAAAGAATCTGGTGCAGCTGGCCCGACTGGATATTTAGAAAAAGATGTGAATTTGGCAGTGGCGAAGTTGCTGCGCGGGAATTTGGTCGAACTTGGTGCAACAGTGGTGATGACAAGAGATGTTGACAAAGATGTGTCTTTACCAGCGCGTCAAGCAATTATCACGCAAGAAAAACCTGCGATCGCACTTTCCATTCATTACAATTCTTTACCCGATGACGGCGATGCGGAAAATACCAAAGGAGTTGGGATGTTTTGGTATCATCCCCAAGCTCATAACCTAGCAGTATTCATGCACAACTATCTAGTTAAAAAACTCAATAGACCTTCTTACGGAGTTTTTTGGAATAACTTGGCCTTAACTCGACCAGCCGCAGCACCATCAATACTCATGGAATTAGGTTTTATGAGTAATCCCAATGAATTTGAATGGGTGACAAATTCTCAAGAACAGCAAAAATTAGCCAAAGCTTTAAGCGAGGGAATTGTTGAGTGGTTTAACAGTGTTAAACAGAAATAA
- the crtC gene encoding cyanoexosortase C, whose amino-acid sequence MSKKHNLIVWCGLIVGFYYYLFFWLKTLVQFLIGGSTFPLLTITAVYLALQDLWQNKAKIVRFRATNIQRRLGHILIGCGILFFPFSLDKGWKQALVWLSIFVGIVISTWGIKFFKYYLRPTFLIIFSIYPGINVLPGYLWQALTPERTMDQIQAWSVNLALHTMGYPSNIDGTWVNLPTGSVNIGWGCNGFDLMVLMLMTSLLIGMAYRLKSRQILIISLLGCVIAFVFNTARITLLAISVAYWDGQSFDFWHSGWGGQIFSLAMFTAFYYLLMQMRLLDFARKSHSSN is encoded by the coding sequence ATGAGTAAAAAACATAATCTCATTGTTTGGTGTGGTTTGATTGTGGGTTTTTACTATTACTTATTTTTTTGGTTAAAAACGCTAGTACAGTTTTTAATTGGTGGTAGTACATTTCCATTATTAACTATTACTGCCGTTTATTTAGCATTACAAGATTTATGGCAAAATAAAGCTAAAATTGTGAGATTCAGGGCTACCAATATTCAGAGAAGATTAGGTCATATTTTGATAGGATGTGGAATTTTATTTTTCCCATTCAGTCTGGATAAAGGGTGGAAACAAGCATTAGTCTGGTTAAGTATCTTCGTCGGTATTGTGATTAGCACTTGGGGAATCAAGTTCTTTAAATACTATCTACGCCCAACTTTTTTAATCATTTTCAGTATCTATCCTGGCATTAATGTTTTACCGGGATATCTATGGCAAGCGTTGACTCCCGAAAGAACAATGGATCAAATTCAAGCTTGGAGTGTTAATTTAGCACTTCACACTATGGGTTATCCCAGCAACATAGATGGAACATGGGTAAACTTGCCTACAGGTAGCGTCAATATAGGATGGGGTTGTAACGGATTTGATTTGATGGTGTTGATGTTGATGACTAGTCTGTTAATAGGTATGGCTTACAGACTAAAAAGCCGGCAGATATTAATCATAAGTTTATTGGGATGTGTGATTGCTTTTGTCTTCAACACTGCCCGCATTACATTGCTGGCAATTTCCGTTGCTTATTGGGATGGGCAATCATTTGATTTTTGGCATAGTGGCTGGGGCGGACAAATTTTTTCTTTAGCTATGTTTACCGCATTTTATTATCTGTTAATGCAAATGCGTTTACTAGATTTTGCTCGCAAATCTCATAGCAGTAATTAG
- a CDS encoding N-acetylmuramoyl-L-alanine amidase → MKFIPLLIGLVVLNSLTNSPVTWAQDKTPNLASFSVEKPLSGIKILLNAGHGGKELGAVGATGLLAKDLNLQVTKLLRDELARRGAIVVMTREDDRDLSLVERQKIIEQESPAIALTFHYRSLPDDGDAENTRGISTYWYHPQAHSLAVLLHNRLVNDLGRPSYGLYWQNLALTRPHTAPSVLLELGFMSNPDDFEEATNPQEQKKLVKTLAEGITEWLRSVKP, encoded by the coding sequence GTGAAATTCATCCCACTACTGATAGGATTAGTAGTTTTAAATTCTCTCACCAATTCTCCCGTCACTTGGGCGCAAGATAAAACTCCAAATCTAGCTAGTTTTTCTGTTGAAAAGCCCTTATCTGGAATCAAAATTTTACTCAATGCTGGACATGGTGGTAAAGAATTGGGCGCAGTCGGGGCTACTGGTTTGTTAGCAAAAGATTTGAATTTGCAAGTAACCAAGCTATTGCGAGATGAATTAGCGCGGCGGGGTGCAATTGTGGTGATGACTAGGGAAGATGATCGAGACTTATCCCTGGTAGAACGTCAGAAAATTATAGAGCAAGAATCACCTGCGATCGCTCTTACTTTTCACTATCGCTCCCTCCCAGATGATGGTGATGCGGAAAATACCAGGGGTATCAGTACATATTGGTATCATCCCCAAGCCCATAGTCTAGCTGTCTTACTACACAACCGCTTAGTTAATGATTTGGGTAGGCCTTCTTATGGTTTGTATTGGCAAAATTTAGCACTGACTCGTCCCCATACTGCACCATCAGTATTATTGGAATTAGGTTTTATGAGTAACCCTGACGACTTTGAGGAGGCGACAAATCCCCAGGAACAGAAGAAGTTAGTCAAAACTTTAGCAGAGGGTATTACTGAGTGGTTGAGAAGCGTTAAACCCTAA
- a CDS encoding XisI protein: protein MDESKAHYIWMNLGWQNGDACGNPCRERISAMTVYVRIRDDKFWIEEDWTENGIATDLLRAGVPKEEIVLAFHEPKMRQYTNFAVVS, encoded by the coding sequence GTGGACGAATCAAAGGCTCATTACATTTGGATGAATCTTGGTTGGCAAAATGGCGATGCCTGCGGCAACCCCTGTAGGGAACGCATTTCTGCTATGACTGTCTATGTGCGGATTCGTGATGATAAGTTCTGGATCGAAGAAGATTGGACGGAAAACGGTATTGCAACTGATTTGCTGCGTGCTGGTGTTCCCAAAGAAGAGATTGTTTTAGCATTTCATGAGCCGAAGATGAGACAGTATACAAATTTTGCTGTAGTTTCTTGA
- the plsY gene encoding glycerol-3-phosphate 1-O-acyltransferase PlsY, translating to MAIWLSLCAAIFVVAYLLGSFPTGYIAVKQLTGIDIREVGSGSTGATNVLRTLGKGPGAFVLGVDCLKGVLAIALVYAFLNFAATSNLIPKTVDLQLWQPWMVILAGLAAILGHSKSIFLGFTGGKSVATSLGILLAMSWQVGLATLGVFAIVVAISRIVSLSSISGAIAVSILMLVFHQPLPYILFSILGGFYVIIRHRSNIERLLAGTEPKIGQQVVTETEKTENTEQTV from the coding sequence ATGGCTATTTGGTTAAGTTTGTGTGCAGCGATTTTCGTAGTGGCTTACTTACTGGGTTCCTTTCCCACTGGCTATATTGCGGTGAAGCAGCTAACAGGTATTGATATTCGAGAAGTGGGTTCTGGTTCAACAGGGGCGACGAATGTATTAAGAACCTTGGGTAAAGGGCCGGGAGCGTTTGTTTTAGGAGTTGATTGCTTAAAAGGAGTATTAGCGATCGCTTTAGTTTACGCTTTCTTGAATTTTGCCGCTACTTCCAACTTGATTCCCAAAACCGTAGATTTGCAATTATGGCAACCCTGGATGGTGATATTAGCGGGTTTAGCTGCAATTTTGGGACACAGTAAATCAATATTTCTGGGCTTTACTGGTGGTAAATCTGTGGCTACCAGTTTAGGGATATTATTGGCGATGAGTTGGCAAGTTGGTTTGGCAACTTTGGGCGTATTTGCCATTGTTGTTGCTATTTCTCGAATTGTATCCTTAAGTTCAATTTCTGGTGCGATCGCTGTTTCTATTTTGATGTTAGTTTTCCACCAACCATTACCTTATATTTTATTTAGTATTCTTGGCGGTTTTTATGTAATTATTCGCCACCGCAGTAATATAGAGCGCCTTTTAGCGGGAACTGAACCCAAAATTGGACAGCAGGTAGTTACAGAAACCGAAAAAACAGAAAACACAGAACAAACTGTTTAA
- a CDS encoding amidohydrolase family protein encodes MSEPPLLDKVIKNVRVVRPHQNVVELLDLGIKDGKFVDIAPNISATQAKEIFDAKNLLGFPGVVDAHMHIGIYQPLNQDAVTESKAAAMGGVTTSLNYIRTGQYYLNKGGSYQDFFPEVLALSAGNFFVDYSYHVAPIASRHIDEIPLLFTEHGVSSFKIFMFYGGYGLHGLSDQQNLFLMINQEERYDFAHFEFIMRGITRLMEEYPTARDTISLSLHCEVAEILNAYTKIVANDSNLTGLSAYSAARPPHSEGLAICIAAYLAHETNCANINLLHLSSRKAMEAALTMQTAFPHINFRREVTVGHLLLDVDSPNGTWAKVNPPIRPRADVEYLWQAVLDNQVDWIVSDHACCSAEQKRSAKDPNNIWLAKSGFGGTEYLLSGVISEGSKRGMSYNQVAKLLSWNPSRRFGVLQKGDIAIGYDADLVLVNPDESFVVRAAESESQQGYTPFEGMELTARVKSTFLRGNLIYHNGQVVGSPTGSYLKRSILG; translated from the coding sequence GTGTCTGAACCTCCCTTATTAGATAAAGTTATTAAAAATGTGCGAGTTGTTCGCCCTCATCAAAATGTAGTCGAACTACTGGATTTAGGCATTAAAGATGGTAAATTTGTGGATATTGCCCCTAATATTAGCGCCACACAAGCCAAAGAAATCTTCGATGCTAAAAATTTACTCGGCTTTCCGGGGGTTGTTGATGCTCACATGCACATTGGTATTTATCAACCCCTCAATCAAGATGCAGTTACAGAAAGTAAAGCCGCCGCAATGGGGGGAGTCACAACTAGTTTAAATTACATTCGCACCGGGCAATATTATCTGAATAAAGGTGGTTCTTACCAGGATTTTTTTCCTGAAGTATTGGCATTATCCGCAGGTAATTTTTTTGTTGATTATAGCTATCACGTTGCACCCATAGCCAGCCGACATATCGACGAAATACCTTTATTGTTTACAGAACATGGGGTATCTTCATTTAAAATTTTCATGTTTTATGGCGGTTATGGGTTGCATGGTTTGTCAGACCAGCAAAACTTGTTTTTGATGATTAATCAAGAAGAACGCTACGACTTTGCCCATTTTGAATTTATCATGCGTGGGATAACTCGTTTGATGGAAGAATATCCCACAGCACGAGATACTATTAGCTTAAGTTTGCATTGCGAAGTTGCCGAAATTCTCAACGCTTATACCAAAATAGTCGCCAATGATTCTAACCTGACTGGACTATCTGCTTATAGTGCAGCACGTCCGCCTCATTCTGAAGGTTTAGCAATTTGTATTGCTGCTTATTTAGCACATGAAACTAACTGTGCAAATATCAATTTATTACATCTGAGTTCGCGCAAAGCAATGGAAGCAGCGTTGACGATGCAAACTGCTTTTCCTCATATTAACTTTCGGCGAGAAGTGACAGTAGGACATTTACTATTAGATGTTGATAGTCCTAATGGTACTTGGGCAAAAGTTAACCCGCCAATTCGTCCCCGTGCTGATGTGGAATATTTATGGCAAGCGGTATTAGATAATCAAGTAGATTGGATAGTGAGTGACCATGCTTGTTGTTCTGCGGAACAAAAACGTAGTGCGAAAGACCCGAATAATATTTGGTTAGCCAAGTCTGGTTTTGGCGGTACAGAATATCTACTTTCGGGTGTAATAAGTGAAGGTAGTAAGCGGGGAATGTCTTACAACCAGGTTGCTAAATTGCTATCTTGGAACCCATCGCGGCGCTTTGGTGTATTGCAAAAAGGAGATATTGCAATTGGTTATGATGCAGACTTGGTGTTAGTAAACCCTGACGAAAGTTTTGTGGTACGTGCGGCTGAGTCAGAATCACAACAAGGTTACACACCATTTGAGGGGATGGAGTTAACCGCAAGGGTGAAGAGTACTTTTTTGCGAGGAAATTTGATTTATCACAACGGACAGGTTGTAGGTTCACCGACTGGGAGTTATTTAAAACGCTCTATATTGGGATAA
- a CDS encoding aspartyl/asparaginyl beta-hydroxylase domain-containing protein: MATFNEYHLDPKQFPFLQSLQNEWQVIRDEFTRFRQQASTEELKFAYDVLGPKSKTIKTKGDSKYSAFGILFQGLFIEEYIQLHQIQYPDYATEEAAAKALSLRNKYFPNLAKAIEKVNFSEDNILRNVYFGTFHPGLDIKLHVNYNPHMNRGYLGLIVPEGDVAMKICYDQLYWNEGKFLILDHSYPHCPHNYTDYDRTVLVVDFFKPEKPRVEVREFEQEQVTQRMQDNPYSLGVFGKSDQATVEDFIKYGLAHQLEWDKAL, translated from the coding sequence ATGGCAACTTTTAATGAATATCATCTCGATCCCAAGCAATTTCCGTTTCTCCAAAGTCTTCAAAATGAATGGCAAGTCATTAGGGATGAGTTTACGCGCTTTAGGCAGCAGGCATCAACTGAAGAGTTAAAATTTGCTTACGATGTTTTGGGGCCTAAGAGTAAAACAATTAAAACCAAAGGTGATTCAAAATATAGTGCCTTTGGAATTTTATTTCAAGGGTTATTTATTGAAGAATATATTCAATTACATCAAATCCAATATCCAGATTATGCCACAGAGGAGGCAGCAGCAAAAGCTTTAAGCTTAAGAAATAAATATTTCCCAAATTTGGCGAAGGCTATTGAAAAAGTTAACTTTAGTGAAGATAATATCCTGAGAAATGTTTATTTTGGGACATTTCATCCAGGCTTAGATATCAAGCTGCATGTTAACTATAACCCACACATGAATCGCGGTTATTTGGGCTTGATTGTGCCGGAGGGTGATGTGGCTATGAAAATTTGCTATGACCAGCTTTATTGGAATGAAGGTAAGTTTTTGATTTTAGATCATAGCTATCCCCACTGTCCACACAATTATACTGATTATGATCGAACTGTTTTGGTTGTAGACTTTTTTAAGCCAGAAAAACCTAGAGTAGAAGTCAGAGAATTTGAACAAGAACAAGTTACACAACGTATGCAAGATAATCCTTACAGTTTAGGTGTGTTTGGTAAGAGTGATCAGGCAACAGTCGAAGATTTTATCAAGTATGGTTTAGCTCATCAATTAGAATGGGATAAGGCTTTGTAA
- a CDS encoding DUF4437 domain-containing protein, translating to MVQAYEDNKSSYLQHQNVNLPEKDTSNQTWIGRKHVETEASLNSVINFPQVLFEVKNFVTAEYGTTQILSINDSTGESTQRVILKQGWNAPIGHFTTDVELFVLTGTLCQGGFKLRNLSYSYIPAGIPTGPWKTEEDTILLWMPDATPTYITEDYASLEQIPATSLYHGNMQTHPRMAEYVPLQELHAMKWESTTFLPPGSARKSLYTNKKTGRATWVLGLVPMWIEGNFYAGHPTTEEAYVISGDVLGHWSMSDDPFNRRYAAMCKDGYYWRPAHVPHGPFWTESGALLLFRTSDRLDCYWILHNPDITQQDDARLQSALNQHK from the coding sequence ATGGTGCAAGCATACGAAGATAATAAAAGTTCATATTTACAGCATCAAAATGTGAACCTTCCAGAGAAAGACACAAGTAATCAAACTTGGATAGGACGCAAGCATGTTGAAACAGAAGCATCACTCAACTCAGTGATTAACTTCCCGCAAGTGTTGTTTGAGGTAAAAAACTTTGTCACTGCTGAATATGGTACAACTCAGATTTTATCCATCAACGACAGTACTGGTGAATCTACACAACGAGTTATCCTCAAACAAGGTTGGAATGCACCTATCGGTCATTTCACCACAGATGTAGAACTTTTCGTCCTGACAGGTACACTTTGCCAAGGAGGTTTTAAACTTCGCAATCTCAGCTACTCATATATCCCGGCTGGTATACCTACAGGCCCTTGGAAAACCGAAGAAGACACAATTCTGTTGTGGATGCCAGATGCTACTCCCACTTATATTACAGAAGACTATGCCAGCCTAGAGCAAATTCCTGCCACTTCTTTATACCACGGGAATATGCAGACGCACCCACGAATGGCTGAGTATGTACCATTGCAAGAACTCCACGCCATGAAATGGGAAAGCACAACTTTCTTACCGCCTGGTTCAGCGCGTAAAAGTTTGTATACCAACAAAAAAACTGGACGCGCCACCTGGGTTCTTGGCTTAGTACCAATGTGGATAGAAGGTAACTTTTATGCAGGTCATCCCACTACCGAAGAAGCTTATGTCATCAGTGGAGATGTACTAGGACATTGGTCGATGAGCGATGATCCATTTAATAGACGTTATGCAGCAATGTGCAAAGATGGTTATTATTGGCGACCTGCCCATGTTCCCCACGGCCCATTCTGGACAGAAAGTGGCGCACTACTGTTATTTCGGACGAGCGATCGCTTAGATTGTTATTGGATACTGCATAACCCAGATATTACTCAGCAAGACGATGCACGTCTTCAGTCTGCACTGAATCAGCACAAGTAA
- a CDS encoding nuclear transport factor 2 family protein, which yields MTQDPANTLKVAHQAFENFIYGLATGEWQKFLDMLTEDFTIWFPMGKFHGLNEGKERAQEFFQYVSESFGSGITLTAVDRVTSNDQTVVFEFRDEGLLLGQPYKNRVAVSFDVRGDKICAYREYFGSDGKSY from the coding sequence ATGACACAAGACCCTGCAAATACATTAAAAGTTGCTCACCAAGCATTTGAAAATTTTATATACGGTCTAGCGACGGGAGAATGGCAAAAGTTTCTCGATATGCTGACAGAAGATTTTACTATATGGTTTCCGATGGGTAAGTTTCATGGTTTGAATGAGGGGAAAGAACGCGCCCAAGAGTTTTTTCAATATGTCTCAGAATCTTTTGGTTCGGGAATTACTTTAACTGCGGTTGACCGTGTTACGAGTAATGATCAAACAGTCGTTTTTGAGTTCCGTGACGAGGGTTTATTATTAGGACAACCTTACAAAAATCGTGTTGCTGTGTCTTTTGATGTGCGCGGCGATAAAATTTGTGCTTATCGAGAATATTTTGGCAGTGATGGGAAATCTTATTAA